The Chryseobacterium nakagawai genome has a segment encoding these proteins:
- a CDS encoding pyridoxine 5'-phosphate synthase, with translation MTKLSVNINKIATLRNARGGETPSVTEAAIKIQEFGGQGITIHPRPDERHITRKDVYDLKPLVTTEFNIEGNPHQSFIDMVLDVKPEQVTLVPDADDAITSNAGWDTKKHLDYLTEIIAAFKNAGIRTSIFLDPLPELVEYAAKTGADRIELYTEAYAKNYLSNKEQAIKPYYDTAVVANEFGLGINAGHDLSLENLKYFADTIPNLLEVSIGHALVSEALYMGLENTVQSYLKRLATW, from the coding sequence ATGACAAAACTAAGCGTAAACATCAATAAGATTGCGACATTAAGAAATGCAAGAGGAGGTGAAACACCGAGTGTGACAGAAGCTGCTATAAAGATTCAGGAATTCGGTGGACAGGGAATTACGATTCACCCAAGACCGGATGAGAGGCACATTACAAGAAAAGATGTCTATGATCTGAAGCCATTGGTGACGACTGAGTTTAATATTGAAGGAAATCCACATCAGTCTTTTATTGATATGGTATTGGATGTGAAACCTGAACAGGTAACTCTGGTTCCGGATGCAGATGATGCCATTACTTCTAATGCAGGATGGGATACGAAAAAGCATCTGGACTATCTTACCGAGATTATTGCAGCGTTTAAAAATGCAGGTATTCGTACCTCCATCTTTCTTGATCCTTTACCTGAGTTGGTAGAATATGCAGCAAAGACTGGAGCAGACAGGATTGAACTGTATACAGAAGCATATGCCAAAAATTATCTATCCAATAAAGAACAGGCGATCAAACCTTATTATGACACTGCCGTTGTGGCCAATGAATTCGGTTTAGGGATCAATGCCGGTCACGATCTTAGTTTAGAGAATCTGAAATATTTTGCAGATACTATTCCTAACTTATTAGAAGTATCCATTGGGCATGCTTTGGTTTCTGAGGCTTTATATATGGGCTTGGAAAATACAGTTCAGTCTTACTTGAAGAGATTGGCAACATGGTAA
- a CDS encoding PadR family transcriptional regulator codes for MNTENTKAQMRKGILEFCILSLINNREMYVSDLIDELKKGKLDVVEGTLYPLLTRLKNGEFLSYRWEESTGGPPRKYYQITEKGKLFLDELQNTWNELTASVNQITQKH; via the coding sequence ATGAATACTGAAAATACCAAAGCGCAAATGCGAAAAGGAATTCTGGAATTCTGTATTCTAAGTCTCATCAATAATCGCGAAATGTATGTTTCTGATCTTATTGACGAACTGAAAAAAGGAAAACTGGATGTTGTGGAAGGTACCCTCTACCCTCTTCTCACAAGACTTAAAAATGGAGAGTTTCTCTCTTACAGATGGGAAGAATCAACTGGAGGACCACCCAGAAAATATTATCAGATCACAGAAAAAGGAAAACTTTTTCTGGATGAACTTCAAAATACGTGGAATGAGCTTACAGCCTCAGTAAACCAAATTACACAAAAACATTAA
- a CDS encoding GNAT family N-acetyltransferase, which produces MKLETERLVLKEIHEGHIEDILRIRSNEVTNQYVRRNSPKSNYDALEFILHIKRETQNKKVFFAGISYKNGWNLIGTICLWNFSEDRKTAEVGYELLPDYHRKGIMSEALSAVLDYGFKNLQLQKIVAITSQFNENSKGLLLKHHFILEEGKKDEGHPDNIIFGLKRR; this is translated from the coding sequence ATGAAACTTGAAACAGAAAGACTGGTCTTAAAAGAGATCCATGAAGGTCATATAGAAGATATTCTTCGAATTAGAAGTAATGAAGTAACCAATCAATATGTGCGAAGAAATTCTCCTAAGAGCAACTATGATGCATTGGAATTTATCTTACACATCAAAAGAGAAACTCAGAATAAGAAAGTTTTTTTTGCGGGAATTTCATATAAAAATGGTTGGAATCTTATCGGAACAATTTGTCTGTGGAACTTTTCAGAAGATAGGAAGACCGCAGAAGTCGGATATGAACTGCTGCCGGATTATCACAGGAAAGGAATTATGTCTGAAGCTCTCAGTGCTGTTTTGGATTATGGATTCAAAAACTTGCAGTTACAGAAGATTGTTGCAATTACCAGTCAGTTTAATGAAAATTCTAAAGGACTTCTTTTAAAGCATCATTTTATCCTTGAAGAAGGTAAAAAAGACGAAGGTCATCCGGATAATATTATTTTTGGTTTAAAAAGGAGATAA
- a CDS encoding uracil-DNA glycosylase produces the protein MTWTEILAPIKSTEYFTTLWEKVKNEYATTKVFPPKNQIFRALELTPFEDVEVVIIGQDPYHNDYQANGLCFSVSEQVTAPPSLKNIFIELKDDLGVVRTSKELDDWGKQGVLLLNATLTVRAHTPNSHKDLGWEQFTNFIIKEISDKKENVVFVLWGAFAQKKAELIDPAKHFILKSAHPSPFSVYRGFFGSKPFSKINEYLVSKGKKPISW, from the coding sequence ATGACCTGGACAGAAATTTTAGCCCCGATAAAAAGCACTGAATACTTTACGACCCTTTGGGAAAAAGTAAAGAACGAATACGCAACCACCAAAGTTTTTCCTCCGAAAAATCAAATTTTCAGAGCGCTTGAACTTACACCGTTTGAGGACGTTGAGGTAGTGATTATCGGTCAGGACCCTTATCATAATGATTATCAGGCGAATGGATTGTGTTTTTCTGTTTCTGAGCAGGTTACAGCGCCGCCATCTCTTAAAAATATTTTTATCGAACTAAAAGATGATCTTGGAGTGGTAAGAACTTCCAAAGAATTAGATGACTGGGGGAAACAAGGGGTTCTTTTGCTAAATGCAACGTTAACGGTACGGGCACATACTCCAAACTCTCATAAAGATCTTGGTTGGGAACAATTTACCAACTTTATCATCAAGGAGATTTCAGATAAAAAAGAAAATGTAGTCTTCGTATTGTGGGGAGCTTTTGCACAGAAAAAAGCCGAACTGATTGATCCGGCTAAGCATTTTATATTGAAGTCCGCACACCCGTCACCGTTTTCTGTTTATAGAGGATTCTTCGGAAGCAAACCTTTCTCAAAAATTAATGAATATCTTGTATCCAAAGGAAAGAAGCCTATTTCGTGGTAG
- a CDS encoding PspC domain-containing protein, with product MNKTLSIGLAGFSFTIEEHAYIKLSDYLNALRSSLDASEADEVMHDIEIRMVEIFRDSLGKREVINDTDVEKVIAQIGTPEKIEEQEEAYFSEKNTTKNTNTGNPYTDKKQLFRDPEKQKIAGVCAGLAHYVGMDITAMRIIWVVVFLVMIPAAGSALVILLLYLILWLVLPKAQTASDFLKMQGKPMNFDNLKNESNKLVQFANESTQRVGEIYNENKPYIDNAGSGIWNIFKYIIGAFSVLVAVGSIIGVFVLFALFGMDTDFPGANQIRFYMDDNGLDKVLAAIMIIGSLIPAILFSLLSIKIFSPKTKLRNLGWVVGGLFLLLIGLGTYFGISMAKKNLIYKGSKEDVENVAINTTSDTVYVDVKQVSIPQNYKAYDDDIYSDKRSVYEEDYISVEVTRKPEVKTPYLIIKKEGNGYNFPIQVTVPVEVVNNKVILPNYIKYPYEHRFRDYRVNYELVVPQNAVVIPLKKDRIDFDGDLNGDGIDDDDQDRDENHNGIRIEKNKITVNGSSIEYNSDDKDSVIINGKKVPNNLAKKVIDSVASDIKKTNKDVDIKIKDGKNEISIQTK from the coding sequence ATGAACAAGACACTCTCAATAGGACTCGCAGGTTTTTCTTTTACGATAGAAGAACACGCATATATAAAGCTCAGCGATTACCTGAACGCTCTGAGAAGCTCACTGGATGCTTCAGAAGCAGATGAGGTAATGCATGACATAGAAATAAGAATGGTGGAGATCTTCAGAGATTCTCTGGGAAAACGTGAAGTGATCAACGATACGGATGTAGAAAAAGTAATCGCACAGATCGGAACACCTGAAAAGATTGAAGAACAGGAAGAGGCTTATTTTTCTGAAAAAAATACGACTAAAAATACAAACACAGGAAATCCTTATACAGACAAAAAACAATTATTCCGTGATCCTGAAAAGCAGAAAATTGCAGGGGTTTGCGCAGGTTTAGCTCATTATGTAGGAATGGACATTACTGCCATGAGAATTATCTGGGTAGTTGTTTTCTTAGTGATGATTCCTGCTGCAGGAAGCGCCTTAGTGATCTTACTTCTTTATTTGATCCTTTGGTTAGTACTTCCAAAAGCACAAACCGCTTCAGATTTCCTGAAGATGCAGGGAAAGCCTATGAACTTCGACAATCTTAAGAATGAGTCTAATAAATTGGTACAGTTTGCCAATGAATCTACTCAGAGGGTCGGAGAAATCTACAACGAAAACAAACCTTACATTGACAATGCAGGAAGTGGAATATGGAATATATTTAAATATATAATTGGTGCATTCTCTGTATTGGTAGCTGTAGGAAGTATTATTGGAGTATTTGTACTATTTGCCCTTTTCGGGATGGATACAGATTTTCCTGGAGCTAATCAGATCAGATTCTATATGGATGATAATGGTCTGGATAAAGTACTGGCAGCTATCATGATTATAGGAAGCTTGATTCCGGCCATTCTTTTCAGCTTACTAAGTATTAAGATATTCTCTCCAAAGACAAAACTGAGAAACCTTGGATGGGTAGTTGGTGGATTATTCCTTCTTCTGATCGGACTGGGGACTTATTTCGGAATCAGCATGGCTAAGAAAAACCTAATCTACAAAGGAAGTAAAGAAGATGTAGAAAATGTAGCCATCAATACTACTTCCGACACCGTATATGTAGACGTAAAACAGGTAAGCATCCCACAAAATTATAAAGCGTATGACGATGATATCTATTCTGATAAAAGATCAGTGTATGAAGAAGATTATATCTCAGTAGAAGTGACAAGAAAACCGGAAGTAAAGACCCCTTACTTAATCATCAAAAAAGAAGGAAACGGTTATAACTTCCCAATTCAGGTAACAGTACCGGTAGAGGTTGTAAACAATAAAGTAATACTTCCCAACTACATTAAATACCCGTATGAGCACAGATTCAGAGATTACAGAGTAAATTATGAACTTGTAGTTCCTCAAAATGCAGTGGTCATTCCGTTGAAAAAAGACAGAATTGATTTTGACGGTGACCTGAACGGAGACGGTATCGATGATGATGACCAGGACAGAGATGAAAATCACAACGGAATCAGAATCGAAAAAAATAAGATTACAGTCAATGGTTCCAGTATAGAATACAACTCTGATGATAAAGACAGTGTTATCATTAATGGTAAAAAAGTTCCAAACAACCTGGCTAAGAAAGTTATTGATTCCGTAGCATCTGATATCAAAAAGACCAACAAAGATGTGGACATCAAAATAAAAGACGGAAAAAACGAAATATCCATACAAACTAAATAA
- a CDS encoding acyltransferase family protein has product MKNNFNWLRLIFSTLVIFSHSFDLTGNSDFLFDLTKTTSLGAIAVAFFFVLSGYLIFQSVENSKSLFDYFWKRSLRLFPALLVMLCFSMGVMVLLNYKVVFQKDFWYYLPNNLSLYNVQYNVPGMFVNNPYPKATNGSLWSLAYEFSMYIAISFLFFIKSSITKRNLLILGFLISVCLTAFNPNYLSSFFNTINLESILFYKLSALFFGGALMNFVKFRFNWLVFVILLISLAVSFYFGVFHITSSFIFPLLIILLGEDYFQSFQLPKKLGDISYGVYIYAFFIQQVFMNFLNLSPILLFTLSTIVTYILSYFSWHFVEKKMKRFKTIYSPQLQSQ; this is encoded by the coding sequence ATGAAAAATAATTTTAATTGGCTTCGATTAATTTTCTCAACATTAGTGATTTTTTCCCATTCATTTGACCTAACCGGAAATTCAGATTTCCTTTTTGATTTGACAAAGACAACTTCATTGGGAGCAATTGCAGTAGCATTTTTCTTTGTTTTAAGTGGTTACCTAATTTTTCAAAGTGTTGAAAACTCTAAGAGCCTTTTCGATTATTTTTGGAAAAGATCACTAAGACTTTTCCCTGCATTATTAGTTATGCTTTGTTTTTCAATGGGGGTAATGGTTTTACTAAATTATAAAGTGGTTTTTCAAAAAGATTTTTGGTATTATTTACCAAATAATTTAAGTCTATATAACGTTCAATACAATGTCCCAGGTATGTTTGTAAACAATCCTTATCCCAAAGCTACAAATGGCAGTCTTTGGTCATTGGCTTACGAGTTTAGCATGTACATAGCTATAAGTTTTTTGTTTTTTATTAAATCGTCAATAACTAAAAGAAACTTGTTAATACTTGGTTTTTTAATAAGTGTATGTCTTACAGCGTTTAACCCTAATTACCTAAGCTCCTTTTTCAATACAATTAATCTGGAATCTATTCTGTTTTACAAGCTTTCTGCGTTGTTCTTTGGCGGGGCATTAATGAATTTTGTAAAATTCAGATTCAATTGGCTTGTGTTTGTCATACTATTAATTTCCTTAGCCGTTAGCTTTTATTTTGGTGTATTTCATATAACCTCATCCTTTATATTCCCGTTATTAATTATTCTTTTAGGTGAAGATTATTTTCAATCATTTCAACTTCCAAAAAAGTTAGGAGATATATCATATGGCGTTTATATTTATGCCTTTTTTATCCAACAAGTTTTTATGAACTTTTTGAATTTGTCTCCTATTTTATTGTTTACTTTATCAACAATTGTAACTTACATCTTATCTTATTTTTCATGGCATTTTGTAGAGAAAAAGATGAAACGATTTAAAACCATTTATAGTCCGCAATTACAGTCCCAGTAA
- a CDS encoding mechanosensitive ion channel family protein, producing MKDDLQDTKNYLQEISEQLYIYITQISPSGLDWVIHIIVKLALLCAVFLIVDFVFKFVINFIFRLFHNEEKFPVLKSIYQSKITNSVAHFAALTIVGGIQGSIFPEGALPKTTIFIIRCVNLGLVMILAGMLYRSLTALRNYFSIKQDFYKIMALNAISETMKILGLFVFTVVGICVVFGIKGTTIVGSLGAITAVLVLVFRDTILGFVTGIHVATSKNMKVGDWISIPKYSIEGNITEISLLTTKITNFDKTVSTIPTYDFLTTEIKNMQIMSESNNRRIKKSIYFNINSFKFLTDEDIERLKEINLIADYLEQKRVEIRREKESLSNNDKIINGRQLTNIGVFRYYAQRYIENDPDIEKNATRMVRQLEITPQGLPLEVYCFANDSKWEHFEQIQADIFDHLLVASKEFELQVMQVSVKL from the coding sequence ATGAAAGATGACCTACAGGATACCAAGAACTATTTGCAGGAAATAAGCGAGCAGTTGTACATTTATATCACCCAGATTTCACCCTCCGGGCTGGATTGGGTTATTCATATTATTGTAAAGTTGGCATTGCTTTGTGCAGTATTTTTAATTGTAGACTTTGTTTTTAAATTTGTTATCAATTTTATTTTCCGCCTTTTTCACAACGAAGAAAAATTTCCGGTTCTTAAATCCATCTATCAATCCAAAATTACCAATTCAGTAGCTCATTTTGCGGCTCTGACTATAGTAGGAGGGATACAGGGCTCTATTTTTCCAGAAGGAGCATTACCTAAGACAACAATTTTTATCATACGCTGTGTTAATCTGGGATTGGTAATGATTCTTGCAGGCATGTTGTACAGATCATTAACCGCATTGAGAAATTACTTTTCTATCAAGCAGGATTTCTATAAAATTATGGCATTAAATGCCATTTCAGAAACAATGAAAATCCTTGGACTCTTTGTGTTTACGGTTGTAGGTATTTGTGTGGTCTTCGGGATCAAAGGAACAACCATTGTAGGAAGTTTGGGAGCTATTACAGCAGTTTTGGTGCTTGTTTTCAGAGATACTATCTTAGGGTTTGTAACAGGAATTCATGTAGCGACTTCCAAGAATATGAAAGTGGGAGACTGGATTAGTATTCCCAAATACAGTATAGAAGGCAATATTACAGAGATCAGCCTTCTGACTACAAAAATTACCAATTTTGACAAAACGGTTTCCACTATTCCTACCTATGATTTCCTGACTACGGAGATCAAAAACATGCAGATCATGTCTGAATCCAATAACAGGAGAATTAAAAAATCTATTTATTTCAATATCAACTCCTTTAAGTTTCTTACGGATGAGGATATTGAACGGTTAAAAGAAATTAACCTTATTGCAGATTATCTGGAACAGAAAAGAGTGGAGATCAGGAGAGAAAAAGAAAGCCTGAGTAATAACGATAAAATTATTAACGGAAGGCAGCTTACCAATATTGGTGTTTTCAGATATTATGCACAGAGATATATAGAAAATGATCCTGATATAGAAAAGAATGCAACAAGAATGGTTCGCCAGCTGGAAATTACTCCGCAAGGTCTTCCGCTTGAAGTGTATTGTTTTGCGAATGATTCCAAATGGGAACATTTCGAGCAGATCCAGGCTGATATTTTTGATCATTTATTGGTAGCATCCAAAGAATTTGAACTTCAGGTGATGCAGGTAAGTGTTAAATTATAA
- a CDS encoding DUF456 domain-containing protein, which produces MDTTVINILCLILLFVGILGTFLPVLPGLLLSICGLLIYKFGTDADLPMLYVWAFGILTAASVVLSYVIPARTNRKYGGTRWGSIGSVIGTIVGIFIPIPLGFLVGMFAGVFIGEMLHDSKDMNKALQSTKGALIGFIYGTGFSFVVGVAMFLVVLLNMFDII; this is translated from the coding sequence ATGGATACAACTGTCATTAATATTCTCTGTCTTATTTTATTGTTTGTAGGAATATTGGGAACATTCCTCCCTGTTTTACCAGGACTTTTATTAAGTATTTGTGGCTTGCTGATCTACAAATTCGGAACTGACGCTGATCTTCCCATGCTCTATGTATGGGCTTTCGGAATCCTCACAGCTGCCTCTGTGGTTTTAAGCTATGTGATCCCCGCAAGAACCAACAGAAAATATGGCGGAACACGTTGGGGAAGCATTGGTTCTGTAATAGGAACTATTGTGGGAATATTCATTCCAATTCCGTTAGGCTTTCTGGTTGGAATGTTTGCAGGTGTATTTATTGGTGAAATGCTTCACGACAGTAAAGACATGAACAAAGCTTTACAATCTACTAAAGGGGCTTTAATCGGATTTATTTATGGTACCGGGTTCAGTTTTGTAGTAGGTGTGGCAATGTTTTTGGTAGTACTTCTTAATATGTTTGATATTATTTAA
- a CDS encoding acyl-CoA thioesterase, which produces MTTEERIEAAETRIFKAVFPNTTNHYDTLFGGTAMQLMDEVAFIAATRFARKRVVTVSSDKIDFKKPIPAGTIVELIGKVSYVGKTSMKVSVEIYTEQMYSYEREKAIVGDFTFVAIDEFKKPIQIL; this is translated from the coding sequence ATGACTACAGAAGAAAGAATTGAAGCTGCAGAAACCAGAATCTTCAAAGCGGTTTTCCCTAACACAACCAATCATTACGATACTCTTTTCGGAGGTACAGCCATGCAGCTTATGGATGAAGTAGCCTTTATTGCTGCCACCCGTTTCGCAAGAAAAAGAGTGGTAACAGTAAGCAGTGACAAGATCGATTTTAAAAAACCAATTCCTGCCGGAACAATTGTAGAACTGATCGGAAAAGTTTCATACGTTGGAAAAACCAGTATGAAAGTAAGTGTTGAGATCTACACAGAACAAATGTATTCTTACGAAAGAGAAAAAGCAATTGTGGGAGACTTTACCTTTGTAGCAATTGATGAATTCAAGAAACCAATTCAGATCCTATAA
- a CDS encoding HD domain-containing protein gives MKIQKEIDFILAVDALKNVQRRNYNADDSRRENTAEHSWQIIILAQILYPYAKNRMDIDLLRVIRMLSIHDLVEIEAGDTFLFDEAAMVGKFEREKMSAQKIFGILDEPLRSEFFNLWLEFEEEVTPDAIFACSIDRIMPFILNSYTSGKSWTEAGVTEKQIRNMLENAITRASDEMGEAFELLLKKGLETEKVLR, from the coding sequence ATGAAAATCCAGAAAGAAATCGATTTTATCCTGGCTGTAGATGCCTTAAAAAATGTACAGAGAAGAAATTATAATGCAGATGATTCCAGAAGAGAGAATACAGCCGAACACTCCTGGCAGATCATTATTCTGGCCCAAATCCTTTATCCCTATGCTAAAAACCGTATGGATATTGATTTGTTGAGAGTGATAAGAATGCTTTCCATTCATGACCTTGTCGAAATTGAAGCGGGTGATACTTTTCTTTTCGACGAAGCTGCTATGGTAGGAAAGTTTGAAAGAGAAAAGATGTCCGCACAGAAAATTTTCGGAATTCTGGATGAGCCTTTACGTTCGGAATTCTTCAATCTATGGCTTGAGTTTGAGGAAGAGGTAACTCCGGATGCCATTTTTGCCTGTTCTATTGACAGGATTATGCCTTTTATTCTGAACTCCTATACTTCAGGAAAAAGCTGGACAGAGGCTGGGGTTACCGAAAAACAGATCAGAAATATGCTTGAAAATGCCATTACCAGAGCTTCGGATGAAATGGGAGAGGCCTTTGAACTGCTACTGAAGAAAGGTTTGGAAACGGAAAAAGTTTTAAGATAA
- a CDS encoding XAC2610-related protein: MNILNYYRSISAFMLLGPLCFGQYQFEVKEASKNYNAIIHIDNCFDDQCMDKGTVELFDNKNSKVQSFTSDKLVLQLGKGQRLERGKVIALTNEQSPVIFGDFNFDGTEDLAIRNGNMGNYSSASYDVYVFNSTRMSFVKSAELTDLGSNSFDFFETDPVRKRLIAYGRSGCCNFFTTEYEVIPNKGLDKVLEKEEDESEDGYVKVIIKEKKNNKWTTRTKVYPSDQYNRGK; the protein is encoded by the coding sequence ATGAATATTTTGAATTATTACAGGAGTATATCCGCTTTTATGCTATTAGGTCCTTTATGTTTTGGACAATATCAATTTGAAGTTAAAGAGGCATCCAAAAACTATAATGCTATCATTCATATAGACAATTGTTTCGATGACCAATGTATGGATAAAGGAACTGTTGAGTTATTTGATAATAAAAACAGTAAAGTGCAGAGCTTTACATCAGATAAGCTGGTTTTACAACTTGGAAAAGGACAGAGGCTGGAGCGTGGAAAAGTAATAGCCCTAACAAATGAACAAAGCCCTGTAATTTTTGGTGACTTTAATTTTGACGGAACCGAAGATCTTGCCATAAGAAATGGGAATATGGGAAACTACAGTTCGGCATCTTATGATGTGTATGTATTCAACAGCACCAGAATGTCTTTTGTAAAAAGTGCAGAACTTACAGATTTAGGGTCAAACTCTTTTGATTTTTTCGAAACAGATCCGGTACGTAAACGTCTTATTGCCTATGGAAGATCAGGATGCTGCAATTTCTTTACTACAGAATATGAAGTCATTCCAAATAAAGGACTCGATAAAGTGCTTGAAAAAGAAGAAGACGAAAGCGAAGATGGCTATGTGAAAGTTATCATCAAAGAAAAAAAGAATAATAAGTGGACTACCAGAACCAAGGTATATCCATCAGATCAATATAATAGAGGAAAGTAA
- a CDS encoding endonuclease MutS2 gives MYIDKEDLDELEFPQLLAEISPFAYSPKTREKILQLRPMEIDEAELSLKKTSEYLSSFESSNAIPFDEYEDIESELKLMLIENYRLENSAFIKIKAITEQIGRLQKFLPTMPETFPTLLEEVSILEFRKEIIEKVDKVFNRFGEVKSDASPALKGIRTEIQHAKKAIQENFNRALTTYGQSDFLDDIRETIIDDQRVLAVKSGFKKRVPGRTLGISKTGSITYIQPDSVVKHYFKLRENEEEEKKEIDKVLRTLTAELAEFQPQLWRYQVYIFDLDLVMAKAKFAELINGVLPKINRHRTLRLKDAFHPLLWLRNKVENKTIHPQTLALTDHNRIICISGPNAGGKSITLKTVGLLQLMIQSGILVPVHPKSEMFFFEKIMTDIGDNQSIENHLSTYSSRLKKMSGIIREADANTLLLIDEFGTGSDPELGGALAESFMEFFYDKKSFAIITTHYTNIKLVIEQLPNAQNAAMLFNEETLEPMYKLEVGQAGSSFTFEVAEKNKIPRFIIHSAKKKVEHDIVNLDKTIVKLQQEKFEVEKLKSDLAERKESVEDKRDNLQKLNDQLQQKLFNFQKLYEEEHRKLQFGNKIETFIDSYTKGKSRKDVVKDFVKLLEQEKFRKIGADKDESKRLQVVKRKITQQLKKEEVIEKIAETNEKLEEKRKSDREIWMKIGQRVRITGSTSVGTIEKISRNKVIVNYGTFKTTIDADELERI, from the coding sequence GTGTATATAGATAAAGAAGATTTAGACGAATTAGAGTTTCCGCAATTGCTCGCGGAAATTTCCCCATTTGCGTATTCTCCGAAAACAAGAGAAAAAATTCTTCAACTTCGTCCGATGGAAATTGACGAGGCGGAACTTTCATTGAAAAAAACATCAGAATATCTGTCGAGTTTTGAAAGTTCAAATGCAATTCCGTTTGATGAGTATGAAGATATTGAAAGTGAGCTGAAACTGATGCTGATTGAAAATTACCGTCTGGAAAACAGTGCTTTCATCAAAATAAAAGCCATCACAGAACAGATCGGAAGATTGCAAAAGTTCTTGCCTACCATGCCAGAAACGTTTCCTACTTTATTGGAAGAAGTTTCTATACTGGAATTCAGAAAAGAAATCATCGAGAAGGTAGATAAAGTATTCAACCGGTTTGGTGAGGTAAAAAGTGATGCTTCTCCAGCTTTAAAAGGGATAAGAACTGAGATTCAGCATGCTAAAAAAGCGATTCAGGAAAACTTCAATCGTGCTCTGACTACGTATGGACAGAGTGATTTTTTGGATGATATAAGGGAAACAATTATTGATGACCAAAGGGTGTTGGCGGTAAAATCAGGATTTAAGAAAAGAGTTCCGGGAAGAACCCTGGGCATTTCAAAAACCGGATCTATCACCTATATCCAGCCGGACAGTGTTGTAAAACATTATTTCAAGCTTCGTGAGAATGAAGAGGAAGAGAAAAAAGAAATTGATAAAGTTTTAAGAACGCTTACTGCTGAACTGGCAGAATTCCAGCCTCAACTTTGGAGATATCAGGTGTATATTTTTGATCTTGACCTGGTAATGGCTAAAGCTAAGTTTGCAGAGCTTATCAACGGAGTTCTTCCAAAGATCAACCGTCATAGAACATTGAGATTGAAAGATGCTTTCCATCCTTTATTATGGTTGAGAAATAAGGTAGAGAACAAAACAATTCATCCACAAACTCTGGCTTTAACGGATCATAATAGAATTATATGTATTTCCGGACCTAATGCCGGTGGAAAATCAATTACATTAAAGACAGTAGGCTTGCTGCAATTGATGATTCAAAGTGGGATTCTGGTCCCTGTTCATCCAAAGTCCGAAATGTTTTTCTTTGAAAAAATCATGACTGACATTGGTGATAACCAATCCATTGAAAACCATCTATCCACCTATTCATCAAGGTTAAAGAAAATGTCTGGAATCATCCGTGAGGCTGACGCAAATACACTTTTACTGATTGACGAATTTGGAACGGGTTCTGATCCTGAATTGGGAGGTGCTTTGGCTGAAAGTTTTATGGAATTTTTCTACGATAAGAAGAGCTTTGCGATCATTACAACGCATTATACCAACATCAAATTGGTTATAGAGCAGCTTCCAAATGCTCAGAACGCGGCAATGCTTTTCAATGAAGAGACCCTGGAGCCCATGTACAAACTGGAGGTTGGCCAAGCAGGAAGTTCTTTTACTTTTGAAGTTGCTGAAAAGAATAAAATCCCAAGGTTCATCATTCATTCTGCTAAGAAAAAGGTAGAACATGACATTGTAAATCTTGATAAAACGATTGTAAAGCTTCAACAGGAGAAATTTGAGGTTGAAAAACTGAAATCGGATCTTGCGGAAAGAAAAGAATCTGTAGAAGACAAGCGTGATAATCTTCAGAAACTGAATGACCAACTTCAGCAGAAACTATTCAATTTCCAGAAACTTTATGAAGAGGAACACCGTAAACTTCAATTCGGGAATAAGATTGAAACGTTCATTGACAGCTATACAAAAGGAAAATCCAGAAAAGATGTGGTGAAGGACTTTGTGAAACTGCTTGAACAGGAAAAATTTAGAAAGATTGGTGCTGATAAGGATGAATCCAAACGTCTTCAGGTGGTTAAGAGAAAGATCACACAACAGCTTAAAAAGGAAGAAGTGATTGAAAAAATTGCTGAAACCAACGAAAAACTGGAAGAAAAACGCAAGAGTGACCGCGAAATATGGATGAAAATAGGGCAGCGTGTCCGAATTACCGGAAGTACCAGCGTAGGAACGATTGAGAAAATCTCCAGAAATAAAGTGATTGTCAATTACGGAACTTTCAAAACGACGATTGATGCAGATGAACTAGAGAGAATTTAA